The following nucleotide sequence is from Pseudomonas putida S13.1.2.
GTCCAGCAGGTCGTGGCGGATCAGGTTTACTACTTGATCACGTACACGGCTGGCTGCGCGGATGCCCTGCGCCGTCGGGGGATGGGCGAGGGTTTCCCCGCGACGCTCACCGTTCCAAGTGAAACGGATTCGGAGCGAGTCTCCTCGGATTTCAATTCCAGGGGGCAGACCCACAGGCTTTCGAGCCATTCCTCATATCTCCATCTGCTGTACATGATGTTGCGGCCGTTCTTATTCCAGACGCCTTCAGGGATTTTCCCGCGCTGGCGCCGGGTCTGAAGCGCTCGCAGCGTGATTCCCAGCAGTTCGGCCATCTTTTCCTCCGTTACCTTGTCCATTTCCTGGGCAACGGCCTCTTCCACCCCGGCGCGTTCATCGCCTGGCTTCTTCCTTTTTGAATGCATGTTGGTCTCCACGCCGCCGGTGGCGGCAGGTTGGGGTCAGGCGGGCATTTTCTCGAGCACCGTGTCGGCGACCTTGAGCGCCGCCTGGGCATCGTCGACGTAAGCTGGATCGAAGCCGCCGGCGTAGTGGATCGCCCGCTGGCAGGCGTCCAGTTCTTTGCGGGCCAGGCGGAGCGCCTGAATCAGCTCTTCCTGCAGTGCGCCCTCGGCCCGGCCGATATTCCAAAACTCCTGACCCCAGTGATCAGCAGGCGGCGGGTTGCTGTTTTGCTTGCCGCAAGCCATGGCCCCGATGATCGCGTCGCAGAGCAGGCGCTTGTAGATGTTCTCGCCATCCAGGCCCAGGCCACCGCGACGGCGCAGGGTGCTCACGACCTCGTCAACGTTGAGGCCGCTGTCCTTGAGCACGATGTCGAGTTCAGGCTTTTCAGGGGTGTAGATGACCAGAGCCAGCTTGGCTTCCGGCCAGAGATCGGCCGCCAGGCGCTCCAGGCAGTCGTTCGCGGTGTGGTGGAATCGTTCTGTTGCGGACATAGGTCATCCTCGCCCGCGCATGTCGGCGGGCTTGAGTGATAGGGGGAGGGGTTAACGCTTTTCGAGGTCGGTGGTTACGGCTTCGACGACGATTGGGCCAAGAATGCGGGTGGTATCAAGGTGGTCCTTGAATACCTTGTTCAGGCGACCGATCGCCGCCTCTCGGGCCTGCCGGTAGACCTGGTCTAGAGTGCAGTCCGGCCCCCAAGATCCTAGGTTCGTCAGTTCGACGGTGAGGGTAACCTTCGCACCGGTGCGGGTTCGCGCATGCGGCTTGCTCATCGCGGCGCCTTCCATACTAGGTAGGCCATGTAGGCGAGGGCGATCATGGCAGTAGCTCCTTTGGTACCCGCACGATCGGCCCAAGTTTTGCGTGAACCAGGGAACGGCAGAAGGCGATAAGGGGTGTAGGTCCGGAAAGCCAGGTCGAGTTGAGCGGGCCTGCGCTCCAGCCACATGGCCCGCCTGACAAATACCGGTCATGGCTCAACCCTGCCTGGTGCTTTTCGAGCAGCGGGCCGCCGTGCTCCCAGTTGTTGGAAGGGCGATAGCCGAAGCCATCAGTCGCGCCGCGGATGCTGGCGCTGGTAGGGTCAGTCCGGCTGCGCCAGATTGTGGTCCTGCACTCAGGGTCTGTGCCGAAGCCTTCGGCCATGGCCACCGCCCAGTCCAGCGGCGCGCCGATCAGGTTGGATACCCTCACTTCGATCAGGTCGGTCATCATCGGCACTCCTTTTTCCGCTCGACCTCGATCTGGTCGTAGAGTGCATCCACTCGCTTTTGCTTGCGGTTGATCGCCTCGGAGCGGTTCAGGTGGTCTCTCAGGGCCTTGTCATAAGGCTCTATCTTCTCGACCAGTCGAAGCCGCTCACTTGGATCTATTGACGCGTTGAACTGCCGAGCCAGTCGATCCCGCTCGCTGAAGTCCAGATGGTCAAGCGCGCGGTTCTCCTTCTCCATTTCGGTCAGAACGTCTGCCGATTGCCGCTTCCAGCGCAGATACAGCACATCGCTCTTCTTGGGCTTTATGAAAAAGTGCTGAGACCTGATCCACTCCACCAGGTCTTCCTTGGTCATCTCGTCGAGCACATCTTTCCGGGCGGCTTTGCTCACAGCTGATACCTCTCATCAATCCAGCGCCCAGGCGCCAGTGCGGGTGTAGGTTCAGGTTGTGTTTCGTGCGGGGAGAGCTGGCGCTGGTTGCCGGCCTGCAGCTGGCTGTCGGGGATGCAGCTGATGCCGACCCCGTTGAGCAGGTAGCAGGTGACGCCGCGCTGGCTGTCGTGCTGCACGTCGATAACGTTCTCGGTTGCGCTGGCGCCGGTGGCCAGCAGAAGGAGGCAGAGGGCGAGGCGGGTCATGGCTCCACCTCAGCGCCGTCTTTGATTTCCTCAAACCGGTACATCTTGATGACCCGTTCCTCGACGCCGGCGACCTTGATGAACTTGGCCTCATTCACCCACGGGTAGGCATTCGGCTCGCCGTGCTTTCCGCCGCCGCTCATCTCGCAGAAAGCCAGGGCGCGGCCGTCAGGCAGGATGAATGCTTTCACGTCGATGTCGTAGTTCCTTCCCCAGCTGTAGTGGCACCACTCGCGGATGCCGCTGACCTGTTCAGCTTCGTATCGCACTTCGTTGATGGCGTCGTCATGCTCGTTTTCTTCGAAAAGAACCTCGAGCAGCTCGCCAGGTGCCGCAGCCAGGAAGGCCAGATCGACGTCGGTAGACTGCCCATCATCGTCGGTGAACGTGTAGCCGTAGCCGAACTGGAGGCCCTTGCGCATGACAAGCAGCTTGGCCAGCTGGCTTGCGGTGAGGGTGCTCAGGTGCTGGTTGATGTTTGCTTCGAGCATACGACTTCCTTGGCCGCCATATCGCGGCAGTGAATAGAAGGGGGAGGGGTTAGGAGCATTGGTGATGGCCAATAGTCTGATTCAGATCACGAAACAGGCAGGTGCGGTTGCGAACCGCTTCGGTTTGGCTATGGTGGGTTGATGCATACAACTGAAGTCGAAGGAGGACGGCATGAGAATTCGCGGTGATGTTTTTTGGTCTTGGGCTGACCCGACGCTTCACCATAGGACTCATGACGAAACACTCGACGATGGAACGTTCATAGATGTCCAGGTGCGACTGTCGCGAACGGGTAACACGCAGATGTTCATCGGTGTATACGCCCCGAGCGGCTCTGCGCTTCATGAGGAGGCTTTCGAGTCGCGCCCGGGTGAGTCGATGACTAGAGCGCTGGCATGGGGCGTCGGCCGGGCCCGCCGGATTGCTATTGACGGTGCTCCAACTGCCAATCGTCTCGCCGCCTCAAAGTAGAGGGGAGAGGGGTTACAGCCGGGTGGAGTACTTATGTACTCCGAATGTCATGATGGCTTGCAGGTCACGTTCCGCTGGAAAGCAAGACCCTTCACGGCCTCGCTGTAGATGAACTTGATCATGTCCCACGGGATCGTGTGGCGCTGTGCGTACTCACCCTCGCCATCGCAGATCTCGCAGCCATCTGCTGGCTCGTCCAGTTCCAGGCATTCTGGGCACTCGCGCGTGACCTCCAGCTTGAACTCGCCGAGCAGCAGTGCTTTGGCACCGTTCTCGGCAGTGAGCCGCCTTGGCATGAGACAGTAGCCCTCCGGGATCGTCGGCTTGTTCGACTCAGACATCGGCCCCAGGCCAACAAGCGGCAGCCCAGTCTCTGCCGCATCCCGCTCAGCCTCTTCTTTGGTCCACCAGATGGCAGTACCAACCATCCAGGCTATCGGCTCGGGGTGGGGCTGCGGGGCTGGCCGGGCTGTAACGCGCGCTTCAATGGATGCCCAGGCTGGCGCGAACTCCGGCCAATCGCTTTCAATCACCAGGCACTCCCGCGCTGGGCAGTTCCACTCGGCCATCAGTGACATCACGCCTTCGAGAAAGGAGTGCGCGAGATCTGAGTCGACAGGTGACAGTAGCGCCAGGTCGCTGCGCTTGATGACTATGTACCGGTCTTCGTGCTGGAAGGGGGCGCTGACCATATCGATGATCCCCTCGATATGGTCATGCTGCTCGATGGTGCTGGATCGGTTTTCTGTGGGCATGGGGATACCTCAGAGGCCGGCTAAAAGACCGGCTACGCTGAATGTGTTGTGGGTTAGGAGCACCGGAGATGAGTAGAAAATTCATCTGCCAGAAATGTGAGAAAGAAACTGACGCCGACTTGGACCACGATGAAGTGCTGGACAGTCAGGTCTTCTACTGCCAGCAGTGCGGGGCCAAACATGTTGCAGTTATGGAATCGCGTGCACCTGGCGGCCCGGTGGAGATGCAGTTCCGACTTGTCGAAGACTAGGCTGCAACAGCCTGGGCAGTGGCTGATCGCCAAGGGTCATTTGCGCGGGCGAGGGCAGCCATAGGCGGCGGGCTAACGCTATTGCCGCACATGTGCACCTGCTCGGTCTTGGTGAACGGCTTGCCGTCGGCTCCCTTGTCGATGATGTAGCTGGCCGGGAAGCCCTGGGCGCGGTAGAGCTCGTGCGGCTGCAACATGCGAAGGTAGATATCTACGATCACATAGGGCGTTCCCTTCACGAAGACGGTGACCAGGCCCAGGCGGTCCTTGGTGGTAACCGTCGGCGCTGGGGCATCACACGTGCTGATGTTTTCCGTGCCGTAGTAGCTGATCAGGAATGCCGCGACGCGCAGGGCGCCTTCCTCATGTTCTGGTGACAACCTGTATTCGACCAGGGCGTGATGCTCGGCGCCGGCGGTCATTGTCGGCACCAGGTCATCTACTGCACGCCCTACGCAGTTGCGGCGCAGAGTAGCCAGACTGGCGGTCACGAGGCGCTGCTGGCTGCCGGTGTTGGTGACCGTGGTCAGCGGGTCGTCTGCGCCCTTCGCTGGCGTGGTGTTAAATCCTCCGTTGGCCTGTTCGATGAAGGCTGTCACCAGCGCCCGGTGACTCTGGGTCATAAGGGTGCCCATCGGCTGGTCGGCTGGCACTGGCTTTCCCGCATAGACCGGGCCGCCGGCCCCAATCATTACTGGGCTAGCCACAGCGAATGACCCGCCGCGCGGCCAGGAGGTCACAGTTCGCAGCGGCTCATTTGCCGACTGGGCCAGCTCGCCAGACCAGTTGGCGATCGGCACGATGAAAGGCTGCGGGTTGTCCAGTACGAATTTCTTCATGCCCTTGGCCACACGGCGCAGCGTTGCTGCTGCCAGCTCCTTCTTGCGACCGAAGATGCTTTTGCTCGGGACTCTCCAGTCAATGCACACCGCGGCGGTGCGCCACTTCTGCTGTCCCTTGACCGGGCTCTTGGCGTGGGTAGGCTTCGGCCACACGATTGGCTGGCCGTCGCAGCGGGCGATCATGAACAGGCGCTCGCGGCTTGTCGGAGCGCCGAAGTCGCACGCCTTGATAATGCGCCATTCCACCTGGTAGCCCATGCCTTCCAGCAACTGGACGAAGCGGCGCCAGGTGATGCCACGGCGCTTGGGGTTCGGTACCAGGAACTGATTGGATACCGGTACCTGCTCGCCCGGCTCGGCCACGCGGTTTACGGCCTTCTTCGGATTGGACGGATGCGGTACTAGGTCAAGGGTAACCACGCGCCCGGTCGCCTTGTCGCGTTTCGCGATCAATGGGCCCCACTGCAAAATCTGCTTAACGTTCTCCAGGCTGATCACCCGTGGCTTCTTCTTGCCGGCCCACTTGAGGCCGATCCAAGACAGGTTGCGTATTTCACGCTTGCGCGGCTGTCCGCCGGCGGCCTGGCTGTGGTGAGTGCAGTCGGGGCTCATGTGGAACCAGCCCACTGAGCGCCCTTGGCATTCCGTGTCAGGATCACCCTCGAATACGTCAGTGGGGAAGTGGCGGGCGTGCGGGTGGTTGACGGTGTGCATGCTGATCGCTGCCGGGCTGTGGTTCTTTGCGACATTCACCGGGCGGCCCAGGCCCATCTCCAGCCCGGTACCGGCGCCGCCGCC
It contains:
- a CDS encoding phage protein NinX family protein produces the protein MTDLIEVRVSNLIGAPLDWAVAMAEGFGTDPECRTTIWRSRTDPTSASIRGATDGFGYRPSNNWEHGGPLLEKHQAGLSHDRYLSGGPCGWSAGPLNSTWLSGPTPLIAFCRSLVHAKLGPIVRVPKELLP
- a CDS encoding DNA cytosine methyltransferase, encoding MSAFQKKNPLDFKTQYGLGFDPQDDEIVVDFFCGGGGAGTGLEMGLGRPVNVAKNHSPAAISMHTVNHPHARHFPTDVFEGDPDTECQGRSVGWFHMSPDCTHHSQAAGGQPRKREIRNLSWIGLKWAGKKKPRVISLENVKQILQWGPLIAKRDKATGRVVTLDLVPHPSNPKKAVNRVAEPGEQVPVSNQFLVPNPKRRGITWRRFVQLLEGMGYQVEWRIIKACDFGAPTSRERLFMIARCDGQPIVWPKPTHAKSPVKGQQKWRTAAVCIDWRVPSKSIFGRKKELAAATLRRVAKGMKKFVLDNPQPFIVPIANWSGELAQSANEPLRTVTSWPRGGSFAVASPVMIGAGGPVYAGKPVPADQPMGTLMTQSHRALVTAFIEQANGGFNTTPAKGADDPLTTVTNTGSQQRLVTASLATLRRNCVGRAVDDLVPTMTAGAEHHALVEYRLSPEHEEGALRVAAFLISYYGTENISTCDAPAPTVTTKDRLGLVTVFVKGTPYVIVDIYLRMLQPHELYRAQGFPASYIIDKGADGKPFTKTEQVHMCGNSVSPPPMAALARANDPWRSATAQAVAA